Part of the Bacillus cereus group sp. RP43 genome is shown below.
AAATTGGGTACAGGATATGGACCACGCGTAGACGTTGCAGTTGATCCTTTAGAAGGGACAAATATCGTAGCAGCTGGCGGATGGAATGCGCTTGCTGTTATTGCAATTGCAGATCACGGCAATTTGTTACATGCTCCTGACATGTACATGGATAAAATAGCGGTTGGTCCAGAAGCAGTTGGTGCAGTTGATATTGACGCACCTATTATCGACAACTTACGTGCAGTTGCGAAAGCGAAAAATAAAGATATCGAAGATGTTGTAGCGACAGTTTTAAACCGTCCACGTCATCAAGCGATTATCGAAGAAATTCGTAAAGCTGGTGCTCGTATTAAATTAATTAACGATGGAGATGTAGCTGGAGCAATCAATACAGCATTCGACCGTACCGGTGTAGATATTCTATTCGGTTCTGGTGGAGCACCTGAAGGTGTATTAGCAGCAGTTGCATTAAAATGTTTAGGTGGAGAAATTCACGGGAAGCTCTTACCTCAAAACGAAGCTGAATTAGCGCGTTGTAAAAAAATGGGTATTGAAGATATCAATCGTATCCTTCGTATGGAAGACTTAGTAAAAGGTGACGATGCAATCTTTGCAGCAACAGGTGTAACAGACGGAGAACTATTACGAGGCGTTCAATTTAAAGGTAGCGTCGGAACGACACAATCTCTTGTTATGCGTGCAAAATCAGGCACAGTCCGCTTCGTAGACGGACGCCATAGCTTAAATAAAAAACCGAATTTGGTTATTAAGTAAAAAGCGTAAGCAGCTCGTTCAGAATGGGAGAGGGATGGAGCTTCTGACGTAGAGGCGCTTTTTGCCTCGCAGGAAGAAGTGAAGCCACCGACCATTCTAGCTGCTGAAGCTGGATTAAATAAAAAGTGGAGGCGGCTCGTTCAGAATCGCAGGGCATTGGAACTCCTGACGAAGAGGCGCTTTTTGCCTCACAGGAAGGGGTGAAATACCCGGATATTCTAGCCGCTGGAACTGGATTAAATAAAAGCAGAAATGCCTTATCTATTCTGCCTTAAAATCAGGTGAGTAGAAAAAAGTAAGAAATATAAAAGGCGAAGACAAATTTTCTTGTCTTCGCTTCTTGTATTTGTGTTTCAACGTATTGATTAAAACTAGATAAAAGGGTTACAATAGTGAATATTATCCTACTTGAACTTATTGCCTTTCATTATTATTTATTTGCCTTCCGTATTTTTTCCCTTTACCCATGTGAAAAGAGAATAAAGTTAAAGTGTGGTGTCTGAATGAATTTGTCAATTGCAGCATTAGAAAACATGAAATTAAAAGAGTTATACGAGCTTGCGAAAGAATTTAAGATTTCGTATTACAGCAAGTTAACGAAAAAAGAGCTGATTTTCGCCATCTTAAAAGCTCGAGCAGAAAAAGAAGGTTTCTTTTTCATGGAAGGCGTATTAGAAATTATTCAATCAGAAGGATTTGGATTCCTACGTCCTATCAACTACTCTCCAAGCTCAGAAGATATTTATATCTCGGCTTCGCAAATTCGTCGTTTCGATTTACGTAATGGAGATAAGGTTTCTGGTAAAGTACGACCTCCGAAAGAAAATGAACGCTATTTTGGATTATTACAAGTTGAAGCTGTAAACGGAGATGATCCAGACTCAGCAAAAGAGCGTGTGCATTTCCCTGCATTAACACCGTTATACCCAGATCGCCAAATGAAATTGGAAACGGAAACGAAAAAGCTACCGACACGCATCATGGATTTAATCGCACCAGTTGGATTTGGACAACGTGGTTTAATTGTCGCGCCTCCAAAGGCTGGTAAAACAAGTCTGTTAAAAGAAATTGCACATAGTGTCACGACAAATCATCCGGAAGCAGAATTAATTGTACTTTTAATTGATGAGCGTCCAGAGGAAGTAACAGATATTGAACGTTCTGTTAAAGGTGATGTTGTAAGTTCTACTTTTGATGAAGTACCAGAAAATCATATTAAAGTAGCCGAGCTCGTATTAGAGCGTGCAATGCGTCTTGTAGAGCATAAAAAAGACGTTGTCATTTTAATGGATAGTATTACCCGTTTAGCGCGTGCTTACAACCTTGTTATTCCGCCAAGTGGTAGAACTCTATCAGGTGGTATTGATCCAGCTGCTTTTCATAGACCGAAGCGTTTCTTTGGGGCTGCGCGTAATATCGAAGAGGGCGGTAGCT
Proteins encoded:
- the glpX gene encoding class II fructose-bisphosphatase, yielding MERSLSMELVRVTEAAALSSARWMGRGKKDEADGAATSAMRDVFDTIPMKGTVVIGEGEMDEAPMLYIGEKLGTGYGPRVDVAVDPLEGTNIVAAGGWNALAVIAIADHGNLLHAPDMYMDKIAVGPEAVGAVDIDAPIIDNLRAVAKAKNKDIEDVVATVLNRPRHQAIIEEIRKAGARIKLINDGDVAGAINTAFDRTGVDILFGSGGAPEGVLAAVALKCLGGEIHGKLLPQNEAELARCKKMGIEDINRILRMEDLVKGDDAIFAATGVTDGELLRGVQFKGSVGTTQSLVMRAKSGTVRFVDGRHSLNKKPNLVIK
- the rho gene encoding transcription termination factor Rho, which gives rise to MNLSIAALENMKLKELYELAKEFKISYYSKLTKKELIFAILKARAEKEGFFFMEGVLEIIQSEGFGFLRPINYSPSSEDIYISASQIRRFDLRNGDKVSGKVRPPKENERYFGLLQVEAVNGDDPDSAKERVHFPALTPLYPDRQMKLETETKKLPTRIMDLIAPVGFGQRGLIVAPPKAGKTSLLKEIAHSVTTNHPEAELIVLLIDERPEEVTDIERSVKGDVVSSTFDEVPENHIKVAELVLERAMRLVEHKKDVVILMDSITRLARAYNLVIPPSGRTLSGGIDPAAFHRPKRFFGAARNIEEGGSLTILATALVDTGSRMDDVIYEEFKGTGNMELHLDRSLAERRIFPAIDIRRSGTRKEDLLIPKEHLDKLWGIRKTMRDTPDFVEGFLRKLRQTKTNEEFLQNIVADSKRYVTTK